One Echinicola strongylocentroti DNA window includes the following coding sequences:
- a CDS encoding glycoside hydrolase family 2 TIM barrel-domain containing protein → MIKSRRINKLILGLAAIFVMSGVKAQKTEVQYLSGKGYQDTKEWEFKISGGRNSGEWSTISVPSVWEQEGFGKYQYGIKFYGKPFPDGIADEVGQYKYAFEVPRGWENKLVRIVFDGSMTDTEVRVNGRSAGDKHQGAFYRFKYDITDLLKYGKENLLEVTVSKESTNASVNLAERRADYWNFGGIFRPVFLEAYPAKFIDRTAIDAQANGEFSAEVFLGSASSEDMKVVAQVTDEEGNAVGQPMEKPITQGGDKVVLESAFDGINRWTAETPNLYHIQFSLFDGDELVHQTDDRFGFRTIELKASDGIYVNGQRVLMKGVNKHSFWPESGRTLNKELNYADAKLIKEMNMNSVRLSHYPSDPEFLDACDELGLYVLHELGGWHGHYDEAIGMKLVESLVTRDVNHPSVIFWDNGNEGGWNTELDDEFAKWDPQNRPVLHPQQLLNGVETMHYRSYGETEEYFRGDYIFMPTEFLHGLYDGGHGAGLYDYWEMMRKHPRSGGGFLWVFADEGIARTDQDGRIDNQGNYGADGIVGPHHEKEGSFFTIKEVWSPVMVMHEDQLASDFDGVFEVENRYDFTNLNACTFEWALAEFYSPEAGQSGHKVTKSGELKGPDVAAHEAGNVSIPLPSNWQAADVLYLTAKDPEGKELWTWHFTWEQPQQYLQAGAGAVELEERAAGYVVSSGELEVEFSKENGQISSVKTGGKAISFGGGPRFVAARRGDRTLDGTVDPDFEKGMDRIYKELDLEQELRTVTAGKDGDNVVISASCFGPLQEVEWTIQPGGLVQLDYAYEYNGVVELMGVSFDYPEDKVKAIRWLGEGPYRSWQNRIHGTTLDIWGNDYNDPIPGESFTYPEFKGYFHDWHWAALETEEGHIYMANDQADNYLGVFTPRDGRDALLYTLPQTGLAVFDVIPGVRNKVNATDLVGPSSQPQHVSGPKQGRVYFKFKAH, encoded by the coding sequence ATGATCAAATCAAGACGTATTAACAAGCTGATTTTGGGGCTGGCAGCCATCTTTGTGATGTCCGGGGTGAAAGCCCAGAAAACGGAAGTCCAGTACCTATCAGGTAAAGGCTATCAGGACACCAAGGAATGGGAGTTTAAAATTTCCGGAGGCCGAAACAGTGGCGAGTGGAGCACGATCAGCGTGCCTTCGGTGTGGGAGCAGGAAGGCTTTGGGAAGTACCAATATGGCATCAAATTTTACGGCAAGCCATTTCCCGATGGGATCGCCGATGAAGTGGGGCAATACAAATACGCCTTCGAAGTACCCCGGGGATGGGAAAATAAGCTGGTAAGAATTGTTTTTGACGGCTCCATGACCGACACAGAAGTGAGGGTCAATGGCCGTTCGGCAGGGGATAAGCATCAAGGAGCCTTTTACCGCTTTAAGTACGATATTACCGACTTGCTGAAGTATGGAAAAGAGAACCTGCTGGAAGTGACAGTGAGTAAAGAATCCACCAATGCCAGTGTCAACTTGGCTGAGCGCAGGGCCGATTATTGGAACTTTGGCGGCATTTTCAGACCGGTGTTCTTGGAAGCATACCCCGCAAAATTCATCGATCGCACCGCGATAGACGCGCAGGCCAATGGTGAATTCAGCGCCGAAGTCTTCCTCGGCAGCGCGAGCTCAGAAGACATGAAAGTGGTGGCCCAAGTGACCGATGAGGAAGGTAATGCTGTGGGGCAGCCAATGGAGAAGCCCATTACCCAAGGGGGAGACAAGGTGGTCTTGGAAAGTGCTTTTGACGGGATAAATCGCTGGACTGCGGAGACACCAAACCTATATCATATACAGTTTTCACTTTTTGATGGCGATGAGCTCGTGCATCAGACCGATGACCGCTTTGGTTTTCGTACCATTGAGCTGAAAGCCAGTGATGGGATATATGTCAATGGCCAACGGGTGCTGATGAAGGGGGTGAATAAGCACAGCTTTTGGCCAGAATCCGGGAGGACACTTAATAAAGAACTTAATTATGCCGATGCCAAGTTGATCAAAGAAATGAACATGAATTCGGTGAGGCTTTCCCATTATCCATCTGATCCTGAGTTTTTGGATGCTTGTGATGAATTGGGGCTTTATGTGCTCCACGAGTTGGGCGGCTGGCATGGTCACTATGACGAAGCCATAGGCATGAAGCTGGTGGAATCCTTGGTGACGCGTGATGTCAACCACCCCAGCGTGATCTTCTGGGACAATGGCAACGAAGGAGGCTGGAACACGGAATTAGATGATGAGTTTGCAAAGTGGGATCCTCAAAACCGCCCTGTGCTGCATCCGCAGCAATTGCTCAACGGTGTCGAGACGATGCACTATCGCTCGTACGGCGAGACGGAGGAATATTTCAGAGGTGACTATATCTTTATGCCAACGGAATTTTTACATGGCCTGTATGATGGCGGCCATGGTGCTGGCCTGTATGATTACTGGGAAATGATGCGCAAACATCCCCGAAGCGGTGGTGGTTTTCTTTGGGTTTTTGCCGACGAGGGAATTGCCCGTACCGATCAGGATGGCCGTATCGATAATCAGGGTAATTATGGGGCAGACGGTATAGTAGGTCCTCATCATGAAAAAGAAGGAAGTTTCTTTACCATCAAGGAAGTATGGTCGCCAGTGATGGTGATGCACGAAGATCAGTTGGCGAGTGACTTTGATGGTGTTTTTGAGGTAGAAAACAGGTATGATTTCACCAACTTGAATGCCTGTACTTTCGAATGGGCTCTGGCGGAATTCTACAGCCCTGAGGCAGGCCAAAGTGGCCACAAGGTAACCAAGTCTGGAGAACTGAAAGGCCCTGATGTGGCAGCACATGAAGCGGGGAACGTGTCCATACCGTTGCCGTCAAATTGGCAAGCGGCCGATGTACTTTACCTTACCGCAAAGGATCCGGAAGGCAAGGAGCTATGGACTTGGCATTTCACATGGGAGCAGCCCCAGCAGTATTTACAGGCAGGTGCTGGAGCAGTGGAGTTGGAGGAGCGCGCTGCAGGCTATGTAGTGTCTTCTGGAGAACTGGAAGTGGAGTTTAGCAAAGAAAATGGACAGATCTCTTCTGTTAAAACCGGTGGAAAAGCTATTTCTTTTGGGGGAGGACCACGGTTTGTGGCTGCCAGAAGAGGAGACCGAACCTTGGACGGAACGGTAGACCCTGATTTCGAAAAAGGAATGGACAGGATTTATAAAGAACTGGACTTGGAGCAAGAACTAAGGACGGTCACAGCAGGCAAGGACGGTGACAATGTAGTGATCAGCGCTAGCTGTTTTGGCCCACTGCAAGAGGTGGAGTGGACGATTCAGCCCGGAGGATTGGTGCAGCTGGATTATGCGTATGAATACAACGGTGTTGTTGAATTGATGGGGGTGTCGTTTGATTATCCAGAAGACAAGGTAAAAGCGATCCGTTGGCTTGGAGAAGGGCCCTATCGCTCTTGGCAAAACCGGATTCATGGCACTACTTTGGATATCTGGGGAAATGATTACAATGACCCTATTCCCGGCGAGTCCTTTACTTATCCTGAGTTTAAAGGGTATTTCCACGATTGGCATTGGGCTGCATTGGAGACAGAAGAAGGTCACATCTACATGGCCAATGACCAGGCGGATAATTACCTGGGCGTGTTTACCCCTAGGGATGGCAGGGATGCCCTTTTGTACACTTTGCCCCAGACTGGGCTGGCTGTCTTTGATGTGATTCCCGGAGTGAGAAACAAGGTGAACGCCACCGATCTGGTCGGTCCATCATCTCAGCCGCAGCATGTGAGCGGCCCGAAGCAAGGCAGGGTTTATTTTAAATTTAAGGCGCATTGA
- a CDS encoding PIN domain-containing protein, which yields MATKLFLDTDVIIDFLIDRRPHSIYSANIFDLAEEGKLILYISSLSISNIHYIIRKVLGQQKSREVIHEIMSMVEVLEVSKYHIQKALKSSIKDFEDAIQHEVAYEESAIKAILTRNIRDYKNASLSIFSPEMWCNDLSD from the coding sequence ATGGCCACTAAGTTATTTTTGGACACTGATGTAATTATCGATTTTTTAATTGATAGAAGGCCTCATTCGATATATTCAGCTAATATTTTTGACCTTGCTGAAGAAGGAAAGTTGATCTTATATATCTCCTCCTTATCAATCAGTAATATTCACTATATCATAAGAAAGGTTCTTGGCCAGCAAAAATCCCGTGAAGTAATACATGAAATTATGTCCATGGTAGAGGTTTTAGAGGTTTCCAAGTATCATATTCAAAAAGCACTTAAAAGTTCTATAAAAGATTTTGAAGATGCTATTCAGCATGAGGTGGCCTATGAAGAAAGTGCGATCAAGGCAATTTTGACAAGAAATATAAGGGATTATAAAAATGCCTCCCTGTCCATTTTTTCACCGGAAATGTGGTGTAATGATCTTTCAGACTAG
- a CDS encoding four-carbon acid sugar kinase family protein gives MRKEAAPLLLAYYGDDFTGSSDALDFLSKAGVKTVLFIAPPTPVQLEKYQGIQAIGIAGMTRSMAPAEMERELESAFGMLKETGARQVHYKVCSTFDSSPKIGSIGKALEVGLDVFQTPYASLLVAAPALGRYCAFGNLFARMGIGSQGEIYRLDRHPSMSKHPTTPADESDLRLHLAKQTSLKVGLVDLLEVENGGSLLEKALDREVAKGAKIVLFDAMYSRQMAGIGQMIDEAGKDKIHFSVGSSGVEMALGDYWKEKGILQQGKAWENPGKVTPMLVLSGSCSPITEEQIAYALSRGFEEVSLDPERLAKDPEVILENAGKVVEKMKGGKSVIVHTACGADDKRRNITRKILIEQGIAPEDVSAKTADFFGHALGEIARMAAEEFPFKRLLIAGGDTSSKVARALGIEAVEMIAPLVPGAPLCKAHAPQSPMDGMEVNFKGGQVGAEDYFVQVMEGRIGG, from the coding sequence ATGCGAAAAGAGGCGGCACCATTGCTACTGGCCTATTATGGCGATGACTTTACTGGCTCATCCGATGCGCTGGATTTTTTGAGCAAAGCAGGAGTGAAAACGGTGTTGTTTATCGCTCCACCCACCCCTGTGCAATTGGAAAAGTATCAAGGCATTCAGGCCATCGGAATCGCTGGAATGACGCGTTCTATGGCGCCAGCGGAAATGGAAAGGGAGTTGGAAAGTGCCTTTGGGATGCTGAAGGAAACAGGAGCCCGGCAGGTGCATTATAAAGTCTGCTCTACGTTTGATTCATCACCAAAAATTGGCAGTATCGGAAAGGCCTTGGAAGTGGGCCTGGATGTATTCCAAACCCCATACGCCTCCCTCTTGGTGGCTGCTCCAGCGTTAGGACGCTATTGTGCTTTTGGGAACCTCTTTGCCCGGATGGGTATCGGGAGCCAAGGAGAGATCTATCGGCTGGACAGGCATCCATCCATGAGCAAGCACCCGACCACCCCTGCGGATGAGAGCGACTTGCGTCTTCATTTGGCCAAGCAGACGAGCCTAAAAGTGGGCTTGGTGGATTTGTTGGAAGTGGAAAATGGTGGAAGCCTTTTGGAAAAAGCATTAGATCGGGAGGTGGCGAAGGGGGCTAAAATAGTGCTTTTTGACGCCATGTATTCAAGGCAAATGGCAGGCATCGGACAAATGATCGATGAAGCGGGCAAGGATAAAATACATTTCTCCGTGGGGTCTTCAGGAGTAGAAATGGCCTTGGGTGACTATTGGAAAGAAAAAGGTATTCTCCAACAGGGTAAGGCTTGGGAAAACCCCGGAAAAGTAACGCCAATGCTCGTCCTTTCGGGAAGTTGTTCTCCTATTACAGAAGAGCAGATCGCCTACGCCCTCTCACGGGGATTTGAAGAAGTCTCGCTGGATCCAGAAAGGCTGGCCAAAGACCCCGAGGTGATCTTGGAGAATGCAGGGAAAGTGGTGGAGAAGATGAAGGGAGGAAAGAGTGTGATTGTTCATACTGCCTGTGGGGCCGATGATAAAAGACGAAATATTACACGAAAAATATTAATAGAACAGGGCATTGCTCCAGAAGATGTCAGTGCCAAAACGGCCGACTTCTTCGGCCATGCGCTAGGGGAAATTGCGCGAATGGCGGCAGAAGAATTCCCTTTTAAAAGACTCTTGATAGCCGGTGGAGACACCTCCAGTAAAGTGGCGAGAGCCCTTGGGATAGAAGCCGTGGAGATGATCGCTCCGTTGGTGCCTGGTGCCCCATTGTGCAAAGCGCACGCTCCCCAATCGCCCATGGATGGCATGGAGGTAAACTTCAAGGGTGGCCAAGTCGGGGCTGAAGATTACTTTGTACAGGTGATGGAGGGGAGGATTGGCGGATGA
- a CDS encoding Gfo/Idh/MocA family protein: MKIQLIGAGGIVKDAHLPAYKIAGYEVEGIFDLNEGKAAALAEEFGIPGVFASLDELVAHAGENSVFDVAVPGSAVLEVLEKLPDGAVVLIQKPMGQDLAAAKAILALCRKKQLKAGVNFQMRYAPYIQKAREIIDSGQIGELCDIEIKINVYTPWHLWDFLFTAARVEILYHSIHYVDLVRSFYGNPKKVYAKTIKHPKMSQLASVKTNIIMDYGELKGANILTNHAHEFGQKHQQSYVKLEGTKGAIMIEMGLMKNYPVGTADKFEYVVMEEGKEPEWKEESIEGTWFPHAFVGSMAEMKKALENPKYIPDNSVEDCIYTMACVEAAHQSNEVGGVELSTD; this comes from the coding sequence ATGAAAATACAACTTATCGGTGCGGGAGGTATTGTGAAGGATGCGCATTTGCCGGCATATAAAATTGCTGGATATGAGGTGGAGGGAATTTTTGATCTTAACGAAGGAAAAGCTGCTGCGCTTGCGGAGGAGTTTGGGATTCCAGGTGTATTTGCTTCTCTGGATGAATTGGTCGCTCATGCCGGTGAAAATTCCGTTTTTGATGTGGCAGTACCGGGGAGTGCTGTGTTGGAGGTGTTGGAAAAGCTTCCAGATGGTGCCGTGGTATTGATCCAGAAGCCGATGGGCCAAGATTTGGCGGCAGCCAAAGCTATCTTGGCCCTTTGCAGGAAAAAGCAGTTGAAGGCAGGAGTCAATTTTCAGATGCGCTATGCACCCTATATCCAGAAAGCCCGTGAAATCATCGATTCTGGTCAAATAGGAGAGCTTTGTGATATAGAAATCAAGATCAATGTCTACACTCCTTGGCACCTTTGGGATTTTTTGTTTACGGCAGCGCGAGTGGAGATTTTGTACCACAGCATCCATTATGTGGATTTGGTCCGATCATTTTATGGCAATCCCAAAAAGGTATACGCCAAGACCATCAAGCACCCAAAGATGTCCCAATTGGCCTCAGTGAAGACGAATATCATTATGGACTACGGCGAGCTGAAAGGCGCCAATATCCTGACCAACCATGCCCATGAGTTTGGTCAGAAACATCAACAGTCCTACGTGAAATTGGAAGGAACAAAAGGGGCCATTATGATAGAAATGGGGTTGATGAAGAATTATCCAGTAGGCACTGCGGATAAATTCGAATATGTGGTGATGGAAGAAGGAAAGGAACCTGAGTGGAAAGAGGAATCCATCGAGGGAACTTGGTTTCCACATGCTTTTGTAGGCTCGATGGCCGAGATGAAAAAGGCCTTGGAAAACCCCAAGTATATTCCTGACAATAGCGTAGAGGACTGCATCTACACCATGGCCTGTGTGGAGGCCGCCCACCAGTCCAACGAAGTGGGAGGAGTGGAGCTGTCCACGGATTAG
- a CDS encoding ribulose-bisphosphate carboxylase large subunit family protein, translated as MERISATYYIETPYEVEAAAQVLAGEQSSGTFVAVPGETAELKQRFAARVESIEKLETVSHPAIPGAVSASGQYHRAIITVSWSIENFGYNLPTMISTLQGNLYEITQFTGLKLMDLEVPASFAEHFDGPAFGIQGCRELTGVEEGRPLIGTIIKPSIGMSPEETATLVKTLVEAGIDFIKDDELMGSAANSPFGKRVEAIMKVINAHADKSDKKVMYAFNISDEMDSMQRNYDTVVQHGGTCAMMSINSVGLAGVKKICDRRELAIHAHRNGWGMLNRHPLLGIDFRAYQKLWRLAGVDQLHVNGIKNKFWESDDSVVRSIEACLTPMLGGYEVMPVVSSGQWGGQAPETYRRTNTTDLLYMAGGGIMAHPAGPAGGVKALQQAWQAAVDGVSVEEAAKIYKEFGLSVEKFGQ; from the coding sequence ATGGAAAGAATTTCAGCAACATACTATATCGAAACACCTTATGAGGTGGAAGCGGCGGCTCAGGTATTGGCTGGGGAGCAATCCTCGGGGACTTTTGTAGCAGTACCCGGTGAGACAGCCGAACTGAAGCAGCGCTTTGCTGCCAGGGTGGAGTCCATCGAAAAGTTAGAAACCGTCAGCCATCCAGCCATACCGGGTGCAGTATCAGCCAGTGGACAGTATCACAGGGCCATCATCACGGTATCTTGGTCTATTGAAAATTTTGGGTACAATCTGCCTACGATGATATCGACCCTGCAAGGAAACTTGTACGAAATCACCCAGTTTACAGGCTTGAAATTAATGGATTTGGAAGTGCCTGCTTCCTTTGCGGAGCACTTTGATGGGCCAGCTTTTGGGATCCAAGGTTGTAGGGAACTGACGGGTGTGGAAGAGGGGCGACCACTGATCGGGACGATCATCAAGCCAAGCATAGGGATGAGTCCTGAAGAAACCGCCACTTTGGTAAAAACCTTAGTGGAGGCGGGCATCGACTTTATCAAGGACGATGAACTGATGGGGTCAGCTGCTAATTCACCCTTTGGCAAACGTGTCGAGGCCATCATGAAGGTCATCAATGCCCATGCGGATAAATCGGACAAGAAAGTGATGTATGCCTTTAATATTTCTGATGAAATGGACAGCATGCAGCGCAATTATGATACGGTGGTGCAGCATGGAGGCACTTGTGCCATGATGAGCATCAATAGCGTTGGCTTGGCAGGCGTGAAAAAAATTTGCGACCGTAGGGAGCTGGCCATCCATGCCCACAGAAACGGCTGGGGAATGCTCAACAGGCATCCACTGCTGGGGATTGACTTCAGGGCATATCAAAAACTATGGCGACTTGCCGGCGTGGATCAGCTCCATGTGAACGGCATTAAGAATAAATTTTGGGAATCGGACGATTCCGTGGTACGATCGATTGAAGCGTGTTTGACGCCCATGTTGGGCGGCTATGAGGTGATGCCTGTGGTCTCTTCGGGACAATGGGGTGGCCAAGCGCCAGAAACGTACCGTCGAACCAATACCACTGATCTGCTTTATATGGCAGGAGGAGGTATAATGGCCCATCCTGCCGGCCCTGCCGGAGGTGTGAAGGCACTGCAGCAAGCTTGGCAAGCTGCTGTGGACGGCGTTTCCGTGGAGGAAGCAGCGAAAATCTATAAGGAATTTGGTCTGTCGGTAGAGAAATTTGGTCAATAA
- a CDS encoding aspartate/glutamate racemase family protein yields MKTLGLIHTSATLVPIFQALCEEHLPGVNVFNIVDDSLIKDVISKGELTPHTARRVVDYVGSAEAAGADQIMVTCSSIGAAVEAAADLTQVPVLRVDQPMADLAIRTGVKIGVVATLPTTLEPTSDLVRRRAKVLGKDIVLTSKLCEGAFEALMGGAPEKHDEMVAKALKELASEVDVILLAQASMARVVAQLDDADKKVPIVASPPEAVKYLASLGNIK; encoded by the coding sequence ATGAAAACATTAGGACTTATACACACTTCAGCCACGCTGGTACCGATTTTCCAAGCGCTATGTGAGGAGCATTTGCCAGGTGTAAACGTGTTCAATATTGTCGATGACAGCCTGATCAAGGATGTCATCAGTAAAGGGGAATTGACGCCTCATACCGCCAGAAGAGTGGTGGATTATGTGGGTTCTGCAGAGGCAGCAGGTGCAGACCAGATCATGGTGACCTGTTCATCCATCGGTGCAGCGGTAGAAGCCGCGGCGGACTTGACTCAGGTTCCCGTACTGCGCGTAGACCAACCCATGGCTGATTTGGCCATCAGGACTGGCGTCAAGATCGGAGTGGTAGCGACTTTGCCTACTACCTTGGAGCCTACATCAGATTTGGTGAGAAGGAGGGCCAAGGTCTTAGGAAAAGATATTGTGCTGACGTCCAAATTGTGTGAGGGAGCTTTCGAAGCATTGATGGGAGGTGCTCCTGAAAAGCACGATGAGATGGTGGCCAAAGCACTTAAAGAACTTGCCTCAGAGGTGGATGTCATCCTCTTGGCACAGGCATCTATGGCCAGGGTCGTAGCACAACTGGATGATGCGGATAAAAAAGTACCTATCGTGGCCAGTCCACCAGAGGCTGTAAAATACCTGGCGAGCCTAGGTAACATTAAGTAG
- a CDS encoding alpha-L-rhamnosidase-related protein, which translates to METRKYTILLLLFVMCFATAAAQAQEKVPQATWIWYPGDYEIWLSNKMQARRTERGAFLPPLWRYYSPYALVTFRKEFTLPAEDEISIFTEGQFKLQIDGKQQHGTSQKITIPAGKHSIVIKVYNQERVPAVFIEGDYLVTDDSWKVTFEDKEWIDETGKASDQSGTNWEAVGTWDFNAPDDLPSEFRLATTPQYAKEVKSVGDGELVDFGKETFGYIQFHGLKGEGKVNVYYGESKEEALDSAYCETLDYLSFDGSQAETYTIEDSKAFRYVQVQPGSGVSYDSVSMLYEYLPVEYRGEWNSSDELLNEIWDVSAYTMHLNTREFFLDGIKRDRWIWSGDAYQSYLMNYYLFFDNASVRRTLLALRGKEPVSSHMNTIMDYSFYWFVGIYDYYLYSGDEEFIKNFYPRMVSMMDFCLERRNENGMMEGLPGDWIFIDWADGLSKQGEVSFEQMLLARSLEAMAVSAEIAGDKEGHQHYQKLADEMKEKLFEVFWSSDREAIMHQRVDGEVLDNVTRYANMFGIFFDYFSDDQKQAVKQAVLLNDEVQKITTPYMRFYELEALCAMGEQEFVLDEIRDYWGGCWIWELLPFGKNTTPMSQVQSTWRCMGDLMARASAMPGELVRFTSSGNIT; encoded by the coding sequence ATGGAAACCCGAAAATATACCATTCTCTTATTACTTTTCGTGATGTGCTTTGCTACTGCAGCGGCACAGGCACAGGAAAAAGTCCCTCAAGCCACTTGGATATGGTATCCTGGAGATTATGAGATTTGGCTGAGCAATAAAATGCAAGCCCGAAGAACTGAGCGGGGTGCTTTTTTGCCCCCATTGTGGCGGTATTACAGCCCCTATGCGCTGGTGACCTTCAGGAAGGAATTTACGCTTCCTGCCGAAGATGAAATCTCCATCTTTACAGAGGGGCAGTTTAAGCTTCAGATAGATGGAAAGCAGCAGCATGGAACGTCACAAAAAATCACCATTCCTGCCGGAAAGCACAGCATTGTCATCAAAGTCTATAACCAAGAGCGTGTGCCGGCAGTGTTTATCGAAGGGGATTACTTGGTGACAGATGACAGTTGGAAGGTGACCTTTGAGGATAAGGAATGGATCGATGAGACGGGCAAAGCTTCCGATCAGTCCGGTACCAACTGGGAGGCGGTAGGAACCTGGGATTTCAATGCCCCTGATGATTTGCCCTCTGAGTTTAGGCTGGCCACCACCCCACAATATGCCAAAGAAGTGAAATCCGTAGGAGACGGTGAATTGGTCGATTTTGGTAAGGAAACCTTTGGTTATATCCAATTCCATGGGCTGAAGGGAGAAGGAAAGGTCAATGTCTATTACGGGGAGTCCAAAGAAGAGGCGCTGGACAGTGCCTATTGCGAAACATTGGATTATCTCAGTTTTGATGGGAGCCAAGCGGAGACGTACACCATTGAAGATTCCAAGGCGTTTCGTTACGTGCAGGTGCAGCCTGGTTCCGGAGTAAGCTACGATTCCGTGTCGATGCTTTATGAATACTTGCCAGTGGAATACCGCGGTGAATGGAATTCCTCAGATGAGCTATTGAACGAAATCTGGGATGTCTCGGCCTATACCATGCACCTCAATACCCGGGAGTTTTTCTTGGATGGCATCAAGCGTGATCGGTGGATATGGTCAGGCGATGCCTACCAGAGTTACCTGATGAACTATTACCTGTTTTTTGACAATGCTTCCGTGCGCAGGACGCTGCTGGCATTACGCGGCAAGGAGCCTGTGTCCAGTCATATGAATACCATTATGGATTATTCCTTTTATTGGTTTGTAGGAATATATGATTATTACCTGTACTCCGGTGATGAGGAATTTATCAAGAATTTCTATCCCCGCATGGTCAGCATGATGGATTTCTGCCTAGAGCGGAGAAATGAAAATGGGATGATGGAAGGATTGCCGGGCGATTGGATTTTTATCGACTGGGCAGATGGCTTGAGCAAGCAGGGTGAAGTGAGTTTTGAGCAGATGCTACTGGCCAGGAGCTTGGAAGCCATGGCAGTAAGTGCTGAGATCGCAGGTGATAAGGAAGGGCATCAACACTACCAAAAGCTGGCTGATGAGATGAAAGAAAAGCTTTTTGAGGTGTTTTGGTCATCAGACCGCGAAGCCATCATGCACCAGCGTGTAGATGGAGAGGTGCTTGATAATGTCACCCGCTATGCCAATATGTTCGGGATATTCTTCGATTACTTTTCCGATGACCAAAAGCAAGCCGTCAAACAGGCCGTATTGCTCAATGACGAGGTGCAGAAAATCACCACTCCGTATATGCGGTTTTATGAGCTGGAAGCGCTTTGTGCGATGGGTGAGCAGGAATTTGTCCTTGATGAAATCCGTGATTACTGGGGGGGATGCTGGATTTGGGAGCTACTTCCTTTTGGGAAAAATACGACCCCAATGAGTCAGGTACAGAGCACTTGGCGATGTATGGGAGACCTTATGGCAAGAGCCTCTGCCATGCCTGGGGAGCTAGTCCGATTTACCTCTTCGGGAAATATTACCTAG
- a CDS encoding alpha-L-rhamnosidase C-terminal domain-containing protein, which produces MYGRPYGKSLCHAWGASPIYLFGKYYLGVKPLSAGYETYEIRPALGGLEWMEGKVPTPNGDIAVHCSTKEIKVSSDEGQGILKFKSKSKPKTDQGEIKALGNDEYELVLAAGKEYVVKYKAVK; this is translated from the coding sequence ATGTATGGGAGACCTTATGGCAAGAGCCTCTGCCATGCCTGGGGAGCTAGTCCGATTTACCTCTTCGGGAAATATTACCTAGGCGTAAAACCACTTTCGGCTGGATATGAAACGTATGAAATTCGTCCAGCATTGGGAGGATTGGAGTGGATGGAAGGAAAAGTGCCCACGCCAAACGGTGATATTGCCGTGCACTGTTCCACAAAGGAAATCAAGGTTTCCTCGGACGAAGGCCAGGGAATCCTGAAGTTTAAAAGTAAGTCAAAGCCGAAGACCGACCAAGGTGAGATCAAGGCATTGGGGAATGATGAATATGAATTAGTACTGGCTGCAGGGAAAGAATATGTGGTGAAGTATAAGGCGGTAAAGTAG
- a CDS encoding DUF6364 family protein, which produces MNAKLTLSIEKELIEEAEKYAAGKDGNLSEIVENYLKYLISKRGKTTPTKIQSNRVKKLQGILKVDADYDYKKILKEEKVKKYGH; this is translated from the coding sequence ATGAACGCAAAGTTGACATTATCAATCGAGAAAGAACTAATTGAAGAGGCAGAAAAGTATGCGGCTGGAAAAGATGGAAATCTTTCTGAAATTGTGGAAAACTATCTGAAATACCTGATCTCAAAAAGGGGAAAAACCACCCCAACAAAAATTCAATCTAATAGGGTCAAAAAGCTTCAAGGTATTCTAAAAGTTGATGCTGATTATGATTATAAAAAGATCCTAAAGGAGGAGAAAGTAAAAAAGTATGGCCACTAA